A part of Candidatus Dormiibacterota bacterium genomic DNA contains:
- a CDS encoding winged helix DNA-binding domain-containing protein, translating to MLWLRATAQRLTHSATTRATPATILHDVVGLQAQHWSATTLGMRARSAGLDAGKVVRALDSDRSIVRTWLMRGTLHVVAAKDVRWLLHLLGPIFARARRTRHAQLGLDDDLKGRGIAAIRKILTGSGPLTRYELAAHLRSRQVSLDPKTQAPIHLIGLAALEGIVCLGPDRDDGESTYVLLDDWVAQDRLPSREAALSELARRYVAACGPATVEDLSTWSGLPIDDARSAVNGASASLVEVTLQGQPGLLLKERLKLEERPHKTDIRLLPAFDTYLLAYRRRDLAVPRPLQRRLQRGGGWLHPAVVVNGRAVAAWSLRKSGLRGGQVTVEPFGPIGPTVRAGIEMEVDDIGRFLDLHLMVNFTQRQV from the coding sequence GTGCTGTGGCTGCGGGCTACGGCTCAGCGGCTAACTCATAGCGCAACCACAAGGGCGACGCCGGCCACGATCCTCCACGACGTGGTCGGCCTGCAGGCGCAGCACTGGAGCGCGACGACGCTCGGCATGCGGGCTCGAAGCGCGGGGCTCGATGCGGGCAAGGTGGTGCGCGCCCTCGACAGCGACCGCTCGATCGTCCGCACCTGGCTGATGCGCGGCACGTTGCACGTCGTCGCGGCGAAGGATGTTCGCTGGCTGCTTCACCTGCTGGGTCCGATCTTTGCCCGAGCCCGCCGCACCCGCCACGCGCAGCTGGGCCTCGACGACGACCTGAAAGGCAGGGGTATCGCGGCGATCCGAAAGATCCTGACGGGTTCCGGCCCGCTCACGCGATACGAACTGGCCGCTCACCTACGGAGCCGGCAGGTCTCGCTCGATCCGAAGACCCAGGCGCCGATCCATCTGATCGGGCTCGCCGCCCTTGAGGGCATCGTTTGCCTCGGCCCCGATCGCGACGACGGCGAGTCAACCTATGTGCTGCTCGACGATTGGGTCGCTCAGGACCGGTTGCCCTCCCGGGAGGCCGCCTTGTCCGAGCTAGCGCGCCGCTACGTCGCGGCCTGCGGGCCGGCGACGGTCGAGGACCTGAGCACCTGGTCGGGCCTACCCATCGACGACGCGCGATCCGCCGTCAATGGAGCCAGCGCAAGTCTTGTCGAGGTCACGCTGCAGGGACAGCCCGGCCTCCTGCTCAAAGAGCGTTTGAAGCTTGAGGAAAGGCCGCACAAGACCGACATCCGGCTGCTGCCGGCGTTCGACACTTACCTGCTCGCCTATCGGCGACGCGATCTCGCGGTGCCCCGACCCCTGCAGCGTCGCCTGCAGCGCGGTGGCGGATGGCTTCACCCCGCGGTCGTCGTCAACGGCCGGGCCGTGGCGGCCTGGAGCCTGCGCAAGTCCGGCCTTCGAGGCGGCCAGGTCACCGTCGAACCCTTCGGACCGATTGGTCCGACCGTCCGTGCCGGCATCGAGATGGAAGTCGACGATATCGGCCGGTTCCTCGACCTGCACCTGATGGTGAATTTCACGCAGCGCCAGGTTTGA
- a CDS encoding MFS transporter, which translates to MPRGYARYVLGVMVGINFLNYLDRYILPAVATRIQAEFHLTDSQVGLLGSAFLLVYAVATIPFGIWADRGVRKTVVGIGVTIWSLATLFTGLARSYLQLFVARAVLGIGEASYYPAGTALLGDYFKKDGRARAMSVWAAGTAVGIAVGFAGGGIVASTLGWRAAFYMTAVPGLVFAVLAFGLREPMRGAAEPRGPQTQKPPPITLTTFVRLLQIPTLRSTIAAETALFFVLGGAAFWLPTYLSRRFGLGTASAGTLAGGVLVLGLLAGSLLGGVIADRLTKARQSASNLPVGIAGFLAGAVFVALALLMPNLALFIPMFLLGAACLYLYNGPYTAIKQNVVLPTVRASAVTISLLIEHLLGDSYAPFAIGKLSDALNSLQLALLILLPPLLVIAAVFAAMGLRHEDLDGRAMETQWAASSVGAEP; encoded by the coding sequence ATGCCACGCGGCTACGCGCGATACGTGCTCGGCGTCATGGTCGGCATCAATTTCCTCAATTACCTCGACCGCTATATCCTGCCGGCGGTCGCAACCAGGATCCAGGCCGAGTTCCACCTCACCGATAGTCAGGTTGGCCTGCTGGGCAGCGCCTTCCTCCTCGTCTACGCGGTCGCCACGATTCCCTTTGGTATCTGGGCCGACCGGGGCGTGCGTAAGACGGTGGTCGGCATCGGCGTCACGATCTGGAGCCTGGCCACGCTCTTCACCGGCCTGGCCCGCAGCTATCTTCAGCTGTTTGTGGCTCGCGCGGTGTTGGGAATCGGGGAAGCGAGCTACTACCCGGCAGGCACCGCGTTGCTCGGGGACTACTTCAAGAAAGACGGACGAGCACGCGCCATGTCCGTCTGGGCGGCGGGAACCGCGGTTGGCATCGCCGTCGGTTTTGCCGGCGGCGGGATCGTCGCCAGCACGCTCGGTTGGCGAGCCGCGTTTTACATGACCGCCGTTCCGGGCCTGGTCTTCGCCGTCCTGGCCTTCGGGCTCCGCGAGCCGATGCGGGGCGCTGCCGAGCCGCGGGGCCCGCAGACCCAGAAGCCACCGCCGATCACCCTCACCACATTCGTCCGGCTCCTGCAGATCCCGACGTTACGCTCCACCATCGCGGCCGAGACCGCGCTCTTCTTCGTACTGGGGGGTGCCGCGTTCTGGCTCCCGACCTATCTGAGCCGACGCTTCGGCCTGGGAACCGCAAGCGCCGGGACGCTGGCGGGTGGCGTCCTCGTGCTCGGCCTGCTCGCCGGTTCGCTTCTCGGTGGGGTGATCGCCGACCGGCTGACGAAGGCGCGACAATCGGCCAGCAACCTGCCAGTCGGGATCGCGGGCTTCCTTGCCGGCGCCGTGTTCGTCGCCCTGGCGCTGCTGATGCCGAACCTGGCGCTGTTCATCCCGATGTTCCTCCTGGGTGCAGCGTGCCTCTACCTCTATAACGGCCCGTACACCGCGATCAAACAGAACGTCGTGCTACCGACCGTGCGAGCAAGCGCCGTGACGATCTCGCTTCTGATCGAACATCTTCTTGGAGATTCCTACGCACCTTTCGCCATTGGCAAGCTGTCCGACGCGCTTAACAGCCTGCAGCTGGCGCTGCTCATCCTGCTGCCGCCACTGCTGGTAATCGCGGCTGTCTTTGCCGCGATGGGCCTCCGACATGAAGACCTAGACGGTCGCGCGATGGAAACCCAGTGGGCAGCGAGCAGTGTCGGAGCCGAGCCATAG
- a CDS encoding efflux RND transporter permease subunit, which yields MRRIIAWCLGNRPVVILFAVLFMGAGIFSIFRLNQELLPSVDFPSVFIVTSDPGANPAVIDRDISVPLSGALNGLPQAQHVFASSSQGFSEVVVQFNVDSNTKDDLDAVNQRLSQVQLPAGVGKPLVQTFSFSAAPSIIYSLAAADGNLSRATHEAQTVIAPALQGAQGAAQVKVVGGEQNAIAITLDQVKLAANGLAPFQVAQALEAAQVDVPAGESLGGSRVLPVEVVSTVHTAADLRALPVGTAAPSARSASPSIVTLGAVASVQEGPAPVNGITRTDGLPSLSIQVIRDPNGNAISLSNDVHSRVAALHLDPSDRLSLIEDTATGIRASLNDLLLEGLLGALFAILAIFFFLRSIRATLVTAVSLPTSVLVALLGTAVGGFSLNILTLAGLTIAVGRIIDDAIVVLENSYRHLQKGEPPRLAALNGASEVSKAVISSTLTTVAVFLPIALVGGIISKFFLPFSITVTISLLASLLVALTLIPVLVSFLLQRRAALAPGRRDWSHRVYEPLLGWALSSRLTKTVVVVAATLLFALAVGVVASPLVAKNFFDFGSTDQLQGTVALPPGTTSEQTVEQMKSFEQAAMADPGVKLVQVTVASSDYGGYSAGFSTNHARLLLLTKDKRQSGAVVNRLQQTLDTLYGIGNAQLAIASFGPSSNRFEARASGQDDQALRQASDLILAKLQQDSEVSNIQSDLSAVKPQLTVDVDPAKASAHGLSPRLVAQLVSQALSAVPLGNLGGNGPPVSLRMDPAAVTIDRLGGLPVGPGTALKDVATITNQTAPDSINRRDGTRLVAVSAVINGTDTSGISQRATALVQLVPLPAGVKLDTGGTSEEINQSFQSMFEAIGIAVAIVFIILVIFFRSVVTPFVILVSMPLALIGGIAALLVTRSALGLPALLGVLMVFGIVVSNAILLIDFAERARETQPTHDALLLAGATRLRPILMTAVATVVALLPVAVGLSTSGGGGLISQSLAVVVVGGLITSTVFTLVVVPVVYSLIARRGRVGAIAAIRDLDVEPPSGRIA from the coding sequence TTGAGACGCATCATCGCCTGGTGCCTGGGCAACCGGCCGGTTGTCATCCTCTTCGCGGTCCTCTTCATGGGAGCCGGGATCTTCAGCATTTTCCGGCTCAACCAGGAGCTCCTCCCCTCGGTCGATTTCCCCAGCGTCTTCATCGTGACCAGCGACCCGGGTGCAAATCCGGCGGTGATCGACCGAGATATCAGTGTTCCGCTCTCCGGTGCGCTGAACGGGTTGCCGCAGGCGCAGCACGTCTTCGCATCGTCGAGCCAGGGTTTCTCCGAGGTCGTAGTGCAGTTCAACGTGGATTCGAACACCAAGGACGACCTCGATGCGGTCAATCAGCGGCTGAGCCAGGTGCAGCTCCCGGCCGGAGTGGGCAAGCCGCTGGTGCAAACGTTCTCCTTTAGCGCGGCTCCCAGCATCATCTACTCGCTGGCAGCGGCCGATGGCAACCTGAGCCGAGCGACGCACGAGGCACAAACAGTGATTGCGCCCGCCCTTCAGGGGGCGCAGGGCGCCGCACAGGTGAAGGTGGTGGGAGGCGAGCAGAACGCGATCGCCATCACGCTCGACCAGGTGAAGCTCGCCGCCAACGGACTCGCACCGTTCCAGGTGGCCCAGGCCTTGGAGGCCGCGCAGGTCGACGTGCCGGCGGGCGAGTCGCTGGGCGGCAGCCGCGTGCTGCCTGTCGAGGTTGTTAGTACGGTGCACACCGCGGCCGATCTTCGAGCGCTCCCCGTGGGCACGGCTGCGCCGAGCGCCAGATCCGCCTCCCCGTCGATCGTGACACTGGGAGCGGTCGCCTCCGTGCAGGAGGGGCCGGCGCCGGTGAATGGCATTACGCGGACGGATGGACTGCCCTCCCTCAGCATCCAGGTGATTCGCGACCCGAACGGGAATGCGATCAGTCTGTCGAACGACGTCCATTCGCGGGTGGCAGCCCTGCACCTCGACCCGAGCGACCGGCTGTCGCTGATCGAGGACACCGCGACCGGGATCCGCGCATCCCTCAACGATCTCCTGCTCGAGGGATTGCTGGGCGCGCTTTTCGCGATCCTCGCCATCTTCTTCTTCCTGCGCAGCATCCGGGCGACGCTTGTGACGGCTGTTTCACTGCCGACCAGCGTTCTGGTGGCGCTGCTCGGGACGGCTGTGGGCGGCTTCTCGCTCAATATCCTGACGCTGGCGGGCCTGACGATTGCCGTCGGACGGATCATCGACGATGCCATCGTCGTTCTCGAGAACAGCTATCGCCATCTGCAGAAGGGCGAGCCGCCTCGATTGGCGGCGTTGAACGGCGCGAGCGAGGTCTCCAAGGCGGTCATCTCGAGCACGCTGACCACCGTCGCCGTCTTCCTTCCCATCGCCCTCGTCGGCGGAATCATCAGCAAATTCTTCTTGCCCTTCTCGATTACGGTCACGATCTCTCTGCTGGCCTCCCTGCTCGTCGCTCTGACGCTGATCCCGGTGCTGGTGAGCTTCTTGCTGCAGCGGCGGGCGGCGCTCGCGCCAGGCCGGCGGGACTGGTCCCACCGGGTCTACGAGCCACTGCTGGGGTGGGCGCTCTCCTCCCGGTTGACGAAGACCGTCGTGGTGGTCGCCGCGACCCTGCTCTTTGCACTGGCCGTTGGCGTGGTCGCCTCGCCGCTCGTGGCCAAGAACTTTTTCGACTTCGGCAGCACCGACCAGCTGCAGGGCACGGTTGCTCTGCCGCCTGGAACGACCAGCGAGCAGACTGTCGAACAGATGAAGTCGTTCGAGCAGGCGGCCATGGCCGACCCCGGTGTGAAGCTCGTGCAGGTCACCGTCGCCAGTAGCGACTACGGCGGCTATTCCGCCGGCTTCTCGACGAACCACGCGCGGCTGCTGCTGCTGACCAAGGATAAGCGCCAGTCGGGCGCAGTCGTCAACCGACTGCAGCAGACGCTCGACACGCTTTATGGGATTGGCAACGCGCAACTGGCGATCGCGTCGTTCGGCCCGAGCTCGAACCGCTTCGAGGCACGAGCGAGCGGGCAGGACGACCAGGCCCTCCGCCAGGCGTCCGACCTGATCCTGGCCAAGTTGCAGCAGGACTCCGAGGTGAGCAACATCCAGTCTGACCTGTCGGCGGTCAAGCCACAGCTCACCGTCGACGTCGATCCGGCGAAGGCGTCGGCCCACGGGCTCAGCCCGCGACTGGTCGCGCAGCTCGTCTCACAGGCTCTGTCGGCCGTGCCGCTAGGCAACCTCGGCGGGAACGGGCCGCCGGTGAGCCTCCGGATGGATCCCGCGGCGGTGACCATCGATCGTCTGGGCGGCCTGCCGGTCGGACCAGGAACGGCCCTTAAGGATGTCGCCACCATCACGAACCAGACGGCGCCGGACTCGATCAACCGGCGTGATGGGACGCGGCTGGTCGCGGTCAGCGCCGTCATCAACGGCACCGACACGAGCGGCATCTCGCAGCGGGCGACGGCATTGGTTCAGCTGGTGCCGCTTCCGGCCGGGGTCAAGCTCGACACCGGAGGGACGAGCGAAGAGATCAACCAGTCGTTCCAGTCGATGTTCGAGGCGATAGGCATCGCCGTCGCCATCGTCTTCATCATCCTGGTCATCTTCTTCAGGTCGGTCGTCACGCCGTTCGTGATTCTGGTGAGCATGCCGCTGGCCCTGATCGGGGGCATCGCGGCCCTCCTCGTCACGCGCAGCGCGCTCGGCTTACCCGCGCTGCTCGGGGTGCTGATGGTCTTCGGCATCGTTGTCAGCAACGCCATCCTCTTGATCGACTTCGCCGAGCGCGCCCGAGAAACACAGCCGACGCACGACGCCTTGCTGCTTGCGGGGGCCACCCGCCTGCGGCCGATCCTGATGACCGCGGTCGCCACGGTGGTCGCCTTGCTCCCGGTGGCCGTCGGCCTGAGCACCAGCGGCGGTGGTGGACTGATTTCTCAGTCGCTGGCCGTCGTGGTCGTTGGCGGCCTGATCACCTCCACCGTCTTCACCCTGGTCGTCGTGCCGGTGGTGTACAGCCTGATTGCTCGGCGCGGGCGCGTCGGAGCGATCGCCGCCATCCGTGACCTCGATGTCGAGCCGCCCAGCGGCCGAATCGCCTAG
- a CDS encoding amidohydrolase family protein, with the protein MIRAVDLHVHLPLKEWLDGSMGPYREAAARYFRSEVHERSVDELAVEYAQEEVFGILLAWDAETATHRPPLSNDLVSGIVKRHPKRFAFFASVDPWKPNAVEELVRAVKELGAKGAKFHPSMQDFYPSDERHFKLWEKASELKIPCLFHTGTSGIGAGQPGGQGIKLDPARPIHLDTVAARFPELPIIAAHFGWPWHLELIAMALHKTNVYIELSGWSPRYYPDELVREIGGRLQDRTLFGSDYPFIKPARVLEELDALSLKPEAKVKILRENAARLLKLELR; encoded by the coding sequence GTGATCCGCGCGGTCGACCTGCACGTTCATCTGCCGCTGAAGGAGTGGCTCGATGGCAGCATGGGCCCCTACCGTGAGGCGGCGGCACGCTACTTCCGGAGCGAGGTCCACGAGCGTAGCGTCGATGAGCTCGCTGTCGAGTATGCCCAGGAGGAAGTCTTCGGTATCCTGCTCGCCTGGGATGCAGAGACGGCCACCCACCGGCCGCCGCTTTCCAACGACCTCGTCAGCGGGATCGTCAAACGCCATCCCAAACGATTCGCCTTCTTCGCCTCGGTCGATCCCTGGAAGCCAAACGCCGTCGAGGAGCTGGTACGCGCCGTCAAAGAGCTGGGGGCGAAGGGTGCCAAGTTCCATCCCTCGATGCAGGACTTCTATCCGAGCGACGAGCGGCACTTCAAGCTCTGGGAGAAGGCTTCCGAGCTGAAGATTCCGTGCCTCTTTCACACCGGCACCAGCGGCATCGGCGCGGGCCAGCCGGGCGGCCAGGGCATCAAGCTCGACCCGGCCAGGCCGATCCACCTGGACACGGTGGCGGCCCGATTCCCGGAGCTTCCCATCATCGCCGCCCATTTCGGCTGGCCCTGGCACCTGGAGCTGATCGCCATGGCGCTGCACAAGACCAACGTCTACATCGAGCTCTCCGGCTGGTCGCCGCGCTACTACCCCGATGAGTTGGTGCGCGAGATCGGAGGCCGCTTGCAGGATCGGACCCTGTTCGGCAGCGATTACCCCTTCATCAAGCCGGCGCGCGTCCTCGAAGAGCTGGACGCCCTCTCACTCAAGCCCGAGGCCAAGGTGAAGATCCTGCGCGAGAATGCCGCGCGCCTGCTAAAGCTGGAACTCCGCTAA
- a CDS encoding class II fumarate hydratase, with protein MAEEGTRIERDSMGEVKVPSGAYYGASTERAQQNFPISNLRLPRRFIRALAQIKGAAALVNAELGLLETRIANPIQRAAEEVEEGKFDKDFVVDVFQTGSGTSTNTNANEVIANRANEILGQPLGSRQPVHPNDHVNKCQSSNDVIPSAMHLAALVAIHEELVPALTYLKDALDQKAKAFTPVIKTGRTHLQDATPIRLGQEFRGYTGQVERSVKRVSLAAEELAEMPLGGTAVGTGINAHPEFAQRVLSHLTRRTGFLVRETDNHFQAQATLDAVLSTAGALRTVAVSLWKIGNDIRWFASGPRAGLGEITLPEVQPGSSIMPGKVNPVIIESMTMVVAKVLGNDQTIEVAAQSGSIFELNLMIPVAAFSLLESIALLSASAQNLARQCIVGIKATERGPQMVEQGLMLATALAPAIGYDAAAKIAKEALATGKTIRQVAREQTKLGPEELDRLLDPSRMTEPGLEAGPAGG; from the coding sequence ATGGCTGAGGAGGGAACTCGAATCGAACGCGACTCTATGGGCGAGGTGAAGGTCCCCTCCGGTGCCTATTACGGGGCGAGCACGGAGCGCGCCCAGCAGAACTTCCCGATCAGCAACCTGCGGCTCCCGCGCCGCTTCATCCGCGCGCTGGCTCAGATCAAGGGCGCGGCCGCGCTTGTCAACGCCGAGCTGGGGTTGCTCGAGACTCGTATCGCCAACCCGATCCAACGGGCTGCCGAGGAAGTCGAGGAAGGCAAGTTCGACAAGGACTTCGTCGTGGACGTCTTCCAGACCGGCTCCGGAACGTCGACGAACACCAACGCCAACGAAGTGATCGCCAACCGGGCGAACGAGATCCTCGGTCAACCGCTCGGCTCGCGTCAGCCGGTCCACCCCAACGACCATGTCAACAAGTGCCAGTCGAGTAACGACGTCATCCCCTCGGCGATGCACCTGGCGGCGCTGGTCGCGATCCACGAAGAGCTCGTGCCGGCGCTCACCTACCTGAAGGATGCGCTCGACCAGAAGGCCAAGGCGTTCACTCCGGTGATCAAAACCGGACGGACGCATCTTCAGGACGCGACTCCCATTCGCCTCGGCCAGGAGTTTCGTGGCTATACCGGCCAGGTCGAGCGATCGGTCAAACGGGTCAGCCTCGCCGCGGAGGAGCTGGCCGAGATGCCGCTCGGCGGCACCGCGGTTGGCACCGGCATCAATGCCCACCCCGAGTTCGCGCAGCGAGTCCTGTCGCATCTGACCCGGCGTACCGGCTTCTTGGTGCGAGAGACCGACAACCATTTCCAGGCGCAGGCCACGTTGGACGCGGTGTTGTCGACCGCGGGTGCCCTTCGCACCGTCGCCGTCAGCCTCTGGAAGATCGGCAACGATATTCGGTGGTTCGCCTCGGGCCCGCGCGCCGGACTGGGCGAGATCACCCTGCCGGAAGTGCAGCCAGGCAGCTCGATCATGCCGGGCAAGGTCAATCCAGTGATCATCGAGTCGATGACGATGGTGGTGGCAAAGGTCTTGGGCAACGATCAGACGATCGAGGTCGCGGCGCAGTCAGGAAGCATCTTCGAGCTCAACCTCATGATCCCGGTAGCGGCCTTCTCACTCCTCGAATCGATCGCCCTGCTCTCCGCCTCCGCCCAGAACCTGGCCCGGCAATGCATCGTAGGCATCAAGGCCACCGAGCGGGGTCCGCAGATGGTCGAGCAAGGGCTGATGCTCGCAACCGCGCTTGCGCCGGCGATCGGGTACGACGCCGCGGCGAAGATCGCCAAAGAGGCGCTTGCGACGGGCAAGACGATTCGCCAGGTGGCGCGCGAGCAAACGAAGCTGGGACCAGAGGAGCTGGACCGCCTGCTGGATCCCTCGCGCATGACGGAGCCCGGCCTCGAGGCAGGACCCGCCGGCGGCTAA
- a CDS encoding MOSC domain-containing protein — MQPRIVSIQLCPGHREPMKPVATANVIEGQGLEGDKHAGGAPDRQVLLADKEALDAVNVQPGTIKENLTVEGLNVMELPPGSRLHLGASAVLEITKICEPCFRMDEIRDGLRQELVGRRGMVSRVVRGGSIHVGDPITVEEAQPIAS; from the coding sequence GTGCAGCCCCGCATCGTCTCGATCCAGCTCTGTCCTGGTCACCGGGAACCGATGAAGCCGGTGGCCACTGCGAACGTGATCGAGGGCCAGGGGCTCGAGGGCGACAAGCACGCGGGCGGCGCTCCCGACCGCCAGGTGCTCCTCGCGGATAAGGAGGCGCTGGACGCGGTCAACGTTCAACCGGGCACGATCAAAGAGAACCTGACCGTCGAAGGGCTCAATGTCATGGAGCTTCCGCCGGGCAGCCGGCTGCACCTCGGGGCGAGCGCGGTGCTGGAGATCACAAAAATTTGCGAGCCCTGTTTCCGAATGGACGAGATTCGCGACGGCTTACGCCAGGAGCTCGTAGGCCGGCGGGGCATGGTTTCGCGCGTGGTCCGGGGCGGGTCGATCCACGTCGGCGATCCAATCACAGTCGAAGAAGCACAGCCGATCGCTTCCTAG
- a CDS encoding DUF3090 family protein, which produces MASESFDYQEVARVTAGAVGEPGKREFYLQLRAGAQLVSLALEKDQLRALTERLQEVFSRVPVPPAGRLPDMALEQPVTPRWRVGFMTLTYSQDEKAFEVSLVELVDEGDEPATGHFQASLAQMQALAAHAAVIISAGRPPCPMCGGPIDHDGGICPRLNGHH; this is translated from the coding sequence ATGGCGTCGGAAAGCTTTGACTACCAAGAGGTCGCGCGCGTGACGGCCGGGGCGGTCGGTGAGCCCGGCAAGCGCGAGTTCTACCTCCAGCTTCGCGCCGGTGCCCAACTGGTGAGCCTGGCGCTCGAGAAGGACCAGTTGCGCGCGCTCACCGAGCGGCTGCAGGAAGTCTTCTCGCGCGTGCCAGTGCCGCCCGCCGGCCGTCTGCCCGACATGGCGCTCGAGCAGCCGGTCACTCCCCGGTGGCGAGTCGGCTTTATGACGCTCACTTACAGCCAGGACGAGAAGGCGTTCGAAGTCTCGCTGGTCGAGCTGGTGGATGAAGGGGATGAGCCGGCCACCGGTCATTTCCAGGCGAGCCTCGCCCAGATGCAGGCCCTTGCCGCCCATGCCGCCGTCATCATCAGCGCCGGCCGCCCGCCCTGCCCCATGTGCGGTGGCCCCATCGACCACGACGGCGGCATTTGTCCGCGGCTCAACGGACATCATTGA
- a CDS encoding cupin domain-containing protein — protein MGDSVEQKLRAEADHCYRWSNGPGAQYAVHNHPYRKILYVENGSITFTPAGKPAIVMKPGDRLDLPAGTPHGAVVGEEGVSCWEGQAKATLPR, from the coding sequence ATGGGCGACAGCGTGGAACAGAAGCTCAGGGCGGAGGCGGACCACTGTTACCGGTGGAGCAACGGGCCGGGGGCCCAGTATGCCGTTCACAATCATCCCTACCGAAAGATCCTCTACGTTGAAAATGGCTCTATCACCTTCACGCCCGCGGGGAAGCCGGCGATTGTCATGAAGCCCGGAGACCGCCTGGACTTGCCGGCCGGGACGCCACATGGCGCGGTGGTCGGCGAGGAGGGCGTTAGCTGCTGGGAGGGTCAGGCGAAAGCAACGTTGCCGCGCTAG
- a CDS encoding response regulator transcription factor — MQVERRPIRVMLVEDHNLVRAGIRAVIDGQSDIQVIAEATEGREAIRLARANCPDVAVVDVAMPGMSGIEVTRDIRRLCPQTQVLILTAHDNEEYFFQTLKAGAVGYVLKKAAASDLIAAIEAASKGEPYLYPSVARLLVSDYLQRAPDRETFEPLSDREREVLRLVAEGKTNRQIADGLFLSIKTVQTHRDHIMKKLHMHDRTELVKYAIRKGLIEADS; from the coding sequence ATGCAGGTTGAACGCCGGCCGATCCGCGTGATGCTCGTCGAGGACCACAACCTGGTTCGCGCCGGGATCCGCGCCGTGATCGACGGTCAGAGTGACATTCAGGTGATCGCGGAGGCCACCGAGGGGCGCGAGGCGATCCGGCTGGCGCGGGCCAACTGCCCCGACGTGGCAGTTGTCGATGTGGCCATGCCGGGCATGTCGGGGATCGAGGTGACGCGTGACATTCGGCGCCTCTGCCCGCAGACGCAGGTACTGATCCTGACCGCGCACGATAACGAGGAATATTTTTTTCAGACGCTCAAGGCAGGTGCGGTGGGTTACGTGCTCAAAAAGGCTGCCGCCTCAGATCTGATCGCCGCCATCGAGGCGGCCAGCAAGGGGGAGCCGTATCTCTATCCATCGGTGGCACGGCTGCTCGTTTCCGATTATCTGCAGCGCGCGCCGGACCGGGAGACTTTCGAGCCGCTCAGCGATCGCGAGCGCGAAGTGCTACGGCTGGTGGCGGAAGGCAAGACGAACCGGCAGATCGCGGACGGTCTCTTCCTCAGCATCAAAACGGTGCAGACGCATCGCGATCACATCATGAAAAAGCTGCACATGCACGACCGCACCGAGCTGGTCAAGTACGCCATCCGAAAGGGCCTGATCGAGGCCGATAGCTAG
- a CDS encoding HAMP domain-containing sensor histidine kinase: MDPRWWHRNLTTFQKVVVANSVIIAAGAVSGPLITLNFSGRSRLPFLLGLLAIGLAAILVANFLILRLAFKPIRELESTMSAVQPGLEEPRVHANFSDPDLRRIANVFNSMLDRLEHERHLSAQRVLQAQERERQRVARELHDQTGQALTHEIISLDLLLERTGDAKARQQLEAVKRTLEETLEEVHRMSQDLRPSVLDDLGLVPALRTLAKQPSGSEVSLHVDGLRDRLPPPIETALYRIAQEALTNANKYAKASHVNIDLGSFDGHIRLRVRDDGVGFDPQSIPEREEPGRAGLGIFGMRERATLLRGTLEIHSAPQKGTEVVAQLPLENRHAG; this comes from the coding sequence TTGGACCCACGGTGGTGGCACCGAAACCTCACCACCTTCCAGAAGGTCGTGGTGGCGAACAGCGTGATCATCGCCGCCGGTGCCGTGAGTGGTCCGCTGATCACCCTGAATTTCTCGGGACGCTCGCGGCTGCCCTTCCTGCTGGGTCTGCTCGCGATCGGCCTCGCCGCGATCCTGGTGGCCAATTTCCTGATCCTGCGACTGGCGTTCAAGCCGATTCGGGAGTTGGAGTCCACCATGAGTGCCGTGCAGCCGGGGCTCGAGGAGCCGCGCGTCCACGCCAACTTCTCCGACCCCGACCTGCGGCGGATCGCGAACGTCTTCAACTCCATGCTCGATCGCCTCGAGCACGAACGCCACCTCAGCGCGCAACGCGTCCTGCAAGCACAGGAGCGAGAGCGGCAGCGGGTTGCGCGCGAGCTGCACGACCAGACCGGCCAGGCCTTGACCCACGAGATCATCAGTCTCGACCTGTTGCTGGAACGCACCGGCGACGCCAAGGCCCGCCAGCAGCTCGAAGCCGTTAAGCGGACCCTGGAGGAAACGCTGGAGGAAGTGCACCGCATGTCCCAGGACCTGCGACCGTCGGTGCTGGACGATCTCGGCTTGGTGCCGGCGTTGCGCACCCTGGCGAAGCAGCCCTCCGGCTCGGAGGTTTCACTTCATGTCGATGGGCTGCGCGACCGCCTGCCGCCGCCCATCGAGACGGCGCTCTACCGGATTGCGCAGGAAGCCCTGACCAACGCGAACAAGTACGCGAAGGCGTCGCACGTCAACATCGACCTGGGTTCCTTCGACGGCCACATTCGGCTCCGCGTCCGCGACGACGGCGTCGGTTTCGATCCGCAAAGCATCCCCGAGCGAGAAGAGCCCGGTCGCGCGGGGCTGGGCATCTTCGGAATGCGGGAACGCGCCACGCTGCTGCGCGGCACGTTGGAAATCCACTCGGCGCCGCAGAAGGGCACGGAGGTCGTCGCCCAACTACCACTGGAGAATCGCCATGCAGGTTGA